Genomic segment of Serinicoccus hydrothermalis:
CTTGGGCAGGGGGTGCTGGGTCAGTCCAATCTCCGCTCGTAGGCTCGCTCGCAGGGCCACGAGCACCGGGTCAAGGCCAGCGCCGCCCTGCCCTTGAGCCATGGCGAGCATGAACTGCCTCGCGGCTTCGATTTCTGCTGGCTCTCCGAGCAGCACTATGTCCGCCAGCGCCCCTTCCAGCCCGGCGATGCGCTCGTCTGAAAGACCTGGGAGGCGGTTTGCGGCGTCGCTGAGTCGCCGGTAGGCGCTCACCAGGTACTCGATGCGCTGAGACCTGCGAGCCCCGAGCACGTCACGCTGGACGCTGAGCCGGTGCACCACCAGACCACCGACCACCGCCCCGAGGACAGCCGAGAGCAAGGGGACCAGGGCCGCCGACCAGCCGGTCACCTCGTCCCCCGCTGCGGTCCCTCTGCCTGGCGGCAGTCCCCGCTGTCATTGGCGTCTGGGCCAGGGTCACGACGGATCATGACGGTCTTCTCTCTCTTGGGTGTCTCTACCTTCCCAGGTCGGTCGGACAGGGGGGCACCATCTATCGACCGAGCGTGTACAGGCGTTGGGCGCGGCGACACGCCAGCGGACGCTGGCCCCCGCCGACACCTCGTCGGAGAGAATGGACCAAGAAGAGGAGGTCAGCATGGCGTACGGATCGGCACGCGACTTGCCAAGGTTCACGGAGTTGGAGCAGCAACTCTTGGGGATGCGGCTGCTGAAGGTTCTTCTGCCCAAGGAAGAGCGCCACCTGTTGAAGGACCTCCCTGCCCAACTCGACTACATGGCTAGCACCGTTGACGGCTTCTATGCCCTCCTCGGTCCCCGCCACTGGGTCTTCCACGACGATCTCGCGCTCGATGACATGGCTAACCTCGTAGCGGACCACGTGGACGATCCAGAAGGCGCAGAACAAGCCTTCATCGCGTGGTATCAGGACGGGGATCGCCTGCCTCGCCTGGTCAAGCGGCTGCACGGGCACCCCGGGCTGCGAGTCCGGATGCATCTGCTGCGGTGGGCGCTGGAGGACTATCAGGCTGGACGCTACTACGCGGTGGTCCAGGTGCTGCTCAGCGCTATGGACGGCTTCGTGAACGATCTCGACCCAGCCAACCGCAGGGGGCTCCATACCCGCGAGCCGGACGAGATGGACGCCTGGAACAGCGTCGTGGGGCATCACCAAGGACTCAGCGCAGCGCATGCGACCTTCACCAAGTCCTTCAAGGCGCGCAACGACGATCCGGTCTACGAGGTCTACCGCAACGGGATCGTGCACGGGATGCTGACAACTACAACAATGTCGTCGTCGCGACCAAAGCCTGGAATCGGCTCTTCGCCGTGGCGGACTGGGCTGGCTCCCTTGAAGCGGAGAAGAAGGAGGCCGCGAAGCCGCCCGACCCGACCTGGAGAGAGATGGCCCAGCAACTCAGGGCCAACGCGGAGACGAACGCCGCGCTGGCGGAGTTCTCGCCCGTCGTGCTGACCTCGGATGACCAGACATCACTCACCGCCCACCCGGTCTATGCGGCGGCTAGCGGATACCTCGACGCCTGGAAGCGGGGGAACTACGGGGGCATGGCCCAGGTGGTCACCAGGATGACTCAGACGGTGAGCCCCGGCCAAGTGCGGCAGGAGTATCAGGATCACACGCTGGAGGACTACGCCATCGAGTCGCTCCGCCACAGCGGGGCTGCGGTCTGCCTTGTCGGGCTGCGCATCGTCGTCAACGGGTCCTCATACTCTCCGGAGATGAGGTGGATACGAGAAGGGGCCGATGGGCGGGCGGCTGCGCCGAACGAGGACGGCGAGTGGCGGCTAGTCTTGTGGGGTGCAACGTTTTTCACGCGGAACGCCGCGTAAGGGGGTCACCGTAAAGATCGGTCAGTAAGTGGCGCCCCCCCGGCAGCCTTCTGGAACAGGGGAGAGAGCAAGTGCGGTACACATCGGGTACACGAACCGTTCGCAACCTCCCCACACCAACCAACAACACTCGTAGACCAATCCCCTTGTCAGCGAAGGGTTTTCACGATAGTCACAAGTAGTCGTACAGCCCAGACTCGCCCTCTCAAGGCGGTAGCGCGGGTTCGAATCCCGTCGGGGCTACCCGTGTCGGAAGGCCCCCATCGCAGCAGCGGTGGGGGCCTTCCGCATGTCCGGGCCGAGGGCATACCGAGGACGCGCGGCGCCCACGCTGGCGGTCCGGGGTCGACCTGGGCGAGGCTAGGGGGATGAACAAGACGGACCTGATCGAGGCCTTGGCACCGCGCGTGGGCGGGCGCGCTGCGGCCGGCGCGGCCGTGGAGGCCCTGGTGGACATCGTGCTGCGCGAGGTGGCCGCCGGCGGCAGCGTGGGCATCAGCGGCTTCGGGACCTTCGAGCAGGTCGAGCGGGCCCCGCGCACCGGTCGGAACCCGCGCACGGGGGAGAGCGTGCCCATCGCCGGCACGCGGACGCCGCGCTTCCGGCCCGGCAGCACCTTCAAGGAGGTCGTCGGCGACCCGTCCACGCTGCCTGCGCGGGGCCTCGCGGGGGCGCGGGCCGCGACGGAGGGCGAGGGTGGTTCGACCGGGACGCCGAGCACGGTGCGACGCAGCGGTGGTTCGGGGCGGACCGGGGCTCAGGCGTCGGAGAAGCGGTCCGCGTCGGACCGTGACCGGGAGCGCCGCGCGCCCACGGGGACCCCCTCGAGCGTGCGCCGGCAGAAGTCCGAGGAGGCCCCGGCCCCGGACGACGCCGCGAGCGACACGACCAGCAGCGGTGGGCGGGTGTTCTCCGGCGGCGAGGACATCACCGCCGGCATGATCTCGGCGAAGAAGGCCCAGCTGGCCAGGGTGAAGAACGACGAGGTCGTCAAGGGCGGCAAGAAGAAGGGCAAGGGCAAGAAGAACAAGGCGAAGAAGAAGAAGAAGGACGGCTGACGCCCCCAGGGGGACGCCGGGCGCGTCAGGTGATGGTCTCGCCCGCGCCGATGCCGACGATCCACAGCCGGGTCAGGCTCGTGCCCAGGTCCTCGGGGTCGCCGTCGACCTCGATGCTGACCCGCTGACCCACCCGCAGGTGACGCAGGCCGCTGGCGTCCATCACCGCGGCCGGGAAGGGCAGCACGCGCCCGGTGTCGAGCAGCACGGTGCCGTCGCGCCCCTCGAGGTCGTAGGTGTGCACGCTGGCCTGCATGGGCCCACTGTAGGTCGTCGGGCTGGTGGGGACCCGTCAGGCGGCGGTGGAGCCCAGCAGGGCCCGGGTGCGCGCCCCGACCCCGAGCCGCAGCGCCTCCCGCAGGTCCTCGACGCGGTCGACGTCGCGCCGCAGCCGGGGCAGGTCGAGCTCCAGCAAGGTCGCGTCGACCGCGTGCCGCGCCGCCGAGCCGGCCCCGAACTGCGGACGAGGTATGCCCCGCGTCGAGGTCAGCAGCACCGTCCCCTGACCCTCGGCGTCCGGCACCACGGCCCGCTCGTGCTCACCGCACCGGGCGAGCGCGGCGCGCAGGTCCTCCGGCCGCAGCGCGGGGAGGTCCCCGAGGAGCACGGCCCAGCCGCCCCCGGGAAGATCCCCGTCGGCACCCTCGAGCGCCCCCGCCCGCCGGGCGGCGTCCTCCAGCCCGCGGCCGATCGCCGCGTCAAGCCCGGCGCCGGGGTCGGGCACGACGACGGCGCCCAGCTCGCGGGCGCGTCCCGCCGCGCCAGCGTCGTCGGTCACGACGGTCACGCGCTCCGGCGGGAGGGCACGGCATACCGCGTCAAGGGTGTCCAGGGCGATCGCCCGCGCGAGCTCGGGGCGGGAGACGCCGTCCGGCGCGAGCAGCCGCGTCTTGGCGCGCTCGGCCCGCTGGACCGGCAGCACCAGGCGCCATCCCTGCACCGCCCGGTCCGGTCCCGTCTGCTCACGCACGGCAGCATCTTCGCCAGCACCGCCCGCAGATGCAAAGATGACCCGCGTGAGACGCCAGCCCCTGCGCCAGGCCGTGCCCTGGTCCTACCACGCGGTCATCGCGACGTTGCGCCCCGTGCTCATGGGTGTGACCCGCCGCGACTGGTCCGGCGGGGAGAACCTCCCGCAGGGGGAGGGCTTCATCGTGGCGGGCAACCACTACTCCGAGGTCGACCCGGTCATGCTGGCCCACTTCCTCGTCGACCACGGCTACGCACCCTTCTTCCTCGCCAAGTCCAGCCTCTTCGAGGTCCCGCTGCTCGGGGGGGCGCTGCGGCACCTGGAGCAGGTCCCGGTCTACCGCGCGAGCTCGCGCGCCGGCGACGCGCTCGAGGCGGCCCGGGCGGCCCTGGCCGCCGGTCGGTGCATCGCGATCATGCCCGAGGGCACGCTCACCCGGGACCCGGACCTGTGGCCGATGAGGGCCAAGTCCGGGGTGGGCCGGCTGGCGCTGACCAGCCGGGCCCCCGTCGTACCCGTCGCCCAGTGGGGTGCCCAGGAGGTGCTCGGGCACTACGCGCGCCGGCCGGGCAACCTGCTCAAGCGGCCGGTCCAGCACGTCAGCGCCGGACCGCCGGTGGACCTCTCCGACCTCTACGACCGCGCCGAGGAGCCACGCGCCCACGCCGAGGCGACCCGACGCGTCATGACCGCGATCACCCGGCAGCTGGCGCAGATCCGCGGGGAGGAGCCCCCGGACCGGCCCTTCGACGCGGCGAGCCGGCCGGAGGAGCCCGAGGTATGACGCGCGCCGCCATCTTCGGGGCGGGCAGCTGGGGCACCGCCTTCGCGCAGATCCTCGCCGACGCGGGGGCCGAGCGGGTGGTCCTCTGGGCGCGACGCCCGGAGATCGCCGACGGCATACGGGACCGGCGGCGCAACCCGGACTACCTGCCGGAGATCGAGCTGGACCCGGTGGTCACCGCCACGACCGACCCGGCGGAGGCCGCGGCCGGTGCCGACCTCGTCGTCCTGGCCGTCCCCTCGCAGACGGTGCGTGCCAACCTCGCCGAGTGGGGCGGCCACCTGCCGACGGACGTCCCCGTCGTCTCCCTCATGAAGGGCATCGAGCTCGGCACAGGCCTGAGGATGAGCCAGGTCGTCGAGGACGGCGGCGTCGCAGCGGAGCGCATCGTCGTCGTGACCGGCCCGAACCTCAGCCGGGAGATCGCCGCCCGCCAGCCGGCCGCGAGCGTGGTCGCCGGGGCCGATCACGCCGCTGCCGACCGCGTGGCCGCCGCGTGCATGACCCCCTACTTCCGGCCCTACACCCAGACCGACGTCGTCGGCGCCGAGCTCGGCGGGGCGGTGAAGAACGTCATCGCGCTCGCGGTCGGGATGGCCGAGGGGCTCGGCTACGGCGACAACACGAAGTCCAGCCTCATCACCCGCGGGCTCGCCGAGACCGCCAGGCTCGGGCAGGCGCTGGGGGCCGACCCGGCCACCCTCATGGGGCTGGCCGGCGTCGGCGACCTCATCGCGACCTGCATGTCCCCGCTCTCGCGCAACCACCGGGTGGGTGTCGCGCTGGGTCAGGGTCAGAGCATCGAGCAGGTGCTCGCGGTGCCGCACCAGACCGCCGAGGGGGTCAAGAGCTGCCGCAGCGTCGTCGAGCTGGGGGCCAGCCAGGACGTGGAGATGCCGATCTGCCAAGGGGTCACCGCTGTCGTGGCCGGGCAGATCACCCCCGAGCGGCTCACGGGCGAGCTCATGACGCGGGCCCGCAAGCACGAGCGGCACTGACGGTGCGCCTGGGGGCCGGCGGCCCGCCGACTGGTTAGGCTCGGGCCGATATGGACGCCCCGACCTCGCCCACCAGCACCGACACCCGTCACCGGGTCGCCCTCGTCTTCGGCGGTCGCTCGGACGAGCACGCGATCTCCTGCGCCACCGCCGCCAGCGTGCTGCGGGCGCTGGACCGGGAGCGGTATGCCGTCGTGCCGGTCGGCATCACCCGCGAGGGTCACTGGGTGCTCGTCGACGACGACCCCGAGGCGCTGGAGATCCGGGACGGTCGGCTGCCGCAGGTGGAGGACACCGGGCGCCAGGTCTTCGTGCCGCTCGGCGGGGTCGACCACGAGTGGACCTGGACCGGCCCGGACGGGCAGGTGGGGTCGCTCGGGCAGGTCGACGTCGTCTTCCCGCTGCTGCACGGTCCGTTCGGGGAGGACGGCACGATCCAGGGGATGCTCGAGCTCGCCG
This window contains:
- a CDS encoding lysophospholipid acyltransferase family protein, yielding MTRVRRQPLRQAVPWSYHAVIATLRPVLMGVTRRDWSGGENLPQGEGFIVAGNHYSEVDPVMLAHFLVDHGYAPFFLAKSSLFEVPLLGGALRHLEQVPVYRASSRAGDALEAARAALAAGRCIAIMPEGTLTRDPDLWPMRAKSGVGRLALTSRAPVVPVAQWGAQEVLGHYARRPGNLLKRPVQHVSAGPPVDLSDLYDRAEEPRAHAEATRRVMTAITRQLAQIRGEEPPDRPFDAASRPEEPEV
- the cofC gene encoding 2-phospho-L-lactate guanylyltransferase produces the protein MREQTGPDRAVQGWRLVLPVQRAERAKTRLLAPDGVSRPELARAIALDTLDAVCRALPPERVTVVTDDAGAAGRARELGAVVVPDPGAGLDAAIGRGLEDAARRAGALEGADGDLPGGGWAVLLGDLPALRPEDLRAALARCGEHERAVVPDAEGQGTVLLTSTRGIPRPQFGAGSAARHAVDATLLELDLPRLRRDVDRVEDLREALRLGVGARTRALLGSTAA
- a CDS encoding HU family DNA-binding protein; its protein translation is MNKTDLIEALAPRVGGRAAAGAAVEALVDIVLREVAAGGSVGISGFGTFEQVERAPRTGRNPRTGESVPIAGTRTPRFRPGSTFKEVVGDPSTLPARGLAGARAATEGEGGSTGTPSTVRRSGGSGRTGAQASEKRSASDRDRERRAPTGTPSSVRRQKSEEAPAPDDAASDTTSSGGRVFSGGEDITAGMISAKKAQLARVKNDEVVKGGKKKGKGKKNKAKKKKKDG
- a CDS encoding NAD(P)H-dependent glycerol-3-phosphate dehydrogenase — protein: MTRAAIFGAGSWGTAFAQILADAGAERVVLWARRPEIADGIRDRRRNPDYLPEIELDPVVTATTDPAEAAAGADLVVLAVPSQTVRANLAEWGGHLPTDVPVVSLMKGIELGTGLRMSQVVEDGGVAAERIVVVTGPNLSREIAARQPAASVVAGADHAAADRVAAACMTPYFRPYTQTDVVGAELGGAVKNVIALAVGMAEGLGYGDNTKSSLITRGLAETARLGQALGADPATLMGLAGVGDLIATCMSPLSRNHRVGVALGQGQSIEQVLAVPHQTAEGVKSCRSVVELGASQDVEMPICQGVTAVVAGQITPERLTGELMTRARKHERH